The Gemmatimonadaceae bacterium genome contains the following window.
TCACGGCCAGGATGCTCAGGTGGCACCCCCCGGAGGCGAGGATGGCGATGCAAAAATCACGCCACCCAATATACGGTTGGGGACGCGGATGGTCAAAAACGCCCGCTCGGGCGGCGGCCCGGACGGCGGGTCGCCCCCACGGGCCACCCGCCGCGAGTCCCCCCAGGCGTCCTCGGATGCCCGGCGGATGCTGGCCGCCCAATGCCCCTGCGCCGGGAGCCGGCTGGAGGTACCTTCTCCTGCATCCGCCAACCCCGACTTCCCGCAATGCAGCTGCGACGTGCGCTTCTCGTCCCGCTCTCCGTGGTCCTGGCGGCCTGTGGTCACGCCGAGCCGAAAGAACTGCGCGTGGCCGTGCTCGCCCCTGGCGGCGACTTCTGGGCGGTCGCCGCCGGACTCCCTTCCCTTCAGGGTGCGCGCATGGCCGCCGACGAGGTCAACGGCGGTGACGGGGTTCTGATTGGCGGCGACCGGTACCGCCTGGTCGTGGTGGAAAAGTCGTATCTGGCGGGCGCGTCCACGGCGGTTGCGGCGGCGCGCGAGGCCATCGAGCGCGACCGGGTGCACTTCATCGTCGGTCCCGGCATCAGCGACCACGCGCTCGCCGTGGCCGCGGTGGCGGAATCGGCCGGCGTGCCGATGCTCTCCCCGATGTCGTCCAGCCCCTTGCTCACGGCCCACCGACGCTTCGTGTCGCGCCTTGCGCTGCTCGACGACGCGCAAGGGATGATCCTGGCGCGATTCGCGCACAGCGAGCTGAAGCTGCAGCGCGCGGCGATCCTGCAGGACTCGTCCATCTCGTCAGCGCGCTCGATCGCCGACTTCTTTCTGCGGACCTTCGTCGCCAGCGGTGGCGAGGTGACGGGCATCGAGTCGTACGCCACCGCGGATTCGGGCGATTTCCGGCCGAAACTGAAGCGACTGCTGGCCACGAACCCGCAGGCGCTGCTGCTTCCGAACTACATCAGCGCTGATTCCGTGCAGCTGCGCGTGGCGCGTTCCCTCGGCTTCCGGGGTGCGTTCCTGGGAAGCGACATGTGGGATGCGCGCACGCTGCGGAGGGTGCCCGATGCGGTGGGCGCGTATCTGGTGCATCAGTGGAATCCGGCCAGCCCTGCGCCCATGGCGCAGCGCTTCGTGCGCGCCTATATGCAGCAACACGGATCGGAGCCACGCACCACGGCCGCGGCGACCTACGATGCCATCCGGCTCGTCGCCGAAGCGGCGCGACGCGCTGGTTCGCTGGACGGTGGCCTGCTTACGGACACCCTTCGCACGTTCGGTCGGTTCGCGGGCGCCATGGCCACATATCGGTTCACCGGCAGCGGCGATCCGAAGCGCGGCGGCGTGCTCGTGCGGCTCGGCGTCCAGCGGGACTCGGTCTTTGCGTTCATGGAC
Protein-coding sequences here:
- a CDS encoding ABC transporter substrate-binding protein is translated as MQLRRALLVPLSVVLAACGHAEPKELRVAVLAPGGDFWAVAAGLPSLQGARMAADEVNGGDGVLIGGDRYRLVVVEKSYLAGASTAVAAAREAIERDRVHFIVGPGISDHALAVAAVAESAGVPMLSPMSSSPLLTAHRRFVSRLALLDDAQGMILARFAHSELKLQRAAILQDSSISSARSIADFFLRTFVASGGEVTGIESYATADSGDFRPKLKRLLATNPQALLLPNYISADSVQLRVARSLGFRGAFLGSDMWDARTLRRVPDAVGAYLVHQWNPASPAPMAQRFVRAYMQQHGSEPRTTAAATYDAIRLVAEAARRAGSLDGGLLTDTLRTFGRFAGAMATYRFTGSGDPKRGGVLVRLGVQRDSVFAFMDVP